One Luteitalea sp. genomic window carries:
- a CDS encoding CDP-diacylglycerol O-phosphatidyltransferase: protein MSFVRCAAAYAVHVYTASGALCALAALGPITRHDSRTAFLWLSLAVIIDASDGALARLVRVREHAPLIDGARLDDIVDYLTYVLVPVLLLLEAGMFPAGWGALAASAVLLASALGFARRDAKSADHFFTGFPSYWNVVALYLVAFEWSPFTNMLVVSLFVVLVFVPIGYVYPSQIPTLRLLTVAWCAVWGIQVLAIIWALPDVSRTLLWSSLAFPVYYGTLSIVLHTHRPRIHRSGAC from the coding sequence ATGTCCTTCGTCCGCTGCGCCGCGGCGTACGCAGTACACGTCTACACGGCCTCTGGCGCGCTTTGTGCGTTGGCGGCGCTTGGTCCAATCACACGGCACGATTCAAGGACCGCGTTCCTGTGGTTATCGCTGGCCGTCATCATCGACGCCAGTGACGGTGCGCTCGCGCGTTTGGTCCGCGTTCGCGAGCACGCGCCCCTCATCGATGGCGCCCGCCTCGACGATATCGTCGACTATCTGACGTACGTCCTCGTCCCCGTGCTGCTCTTGCTGGAGGCGGGCATGTTTCCGGCGGGCTGGGGTGCTCTGGCTGCGAGCGCTGTCCTCCTGGCAAGCGCGCTAGGTTTTGCGCGGCGCGACGCCAAGTCAGCGGATCACTTCTTCACCGGATTTCCATCCTATTGGAACGTCGTCGCTCTCTATCTCGTCGCGTTCGAGTGGTCGCCGTTCACCAACATGTTGGTCGTGTCGTTGTTCGTCGTGTTGGTGTTCGTGCCGATCGGGTACGTCTACCCCTCGCAGATTCCCACGCTTCGTCTCCTGACGGTAGCCTGGTGCGCGGTGTGGGGCATTCAGGTGCTGGCGATTATCTGGGCGTTGCCTGACGTCAGCCGCACGTTGCTCTGGAGCTCGCTAGCATTCCCGGTGTACTACGGGACGTTGTCCATTGTGCTGCATACGCACCGCCCAAGGATTCATCGCAGCGGCGCGTGTTGA